A region of the candidate division KSB1 bacterium genome:
AATGGGTAAATTCATATAAACGCCTGGTACCCGGTTATGAGGCTCCTATTTACACAACCTGGGCCGTCCGCAACCGTTCGGATATGATTCGAATTCCCGCTTATAAATTAGGCAAAGAAAATGCAACGCGAATCGAACTTCGTTCACCGGACCCTGCCTGTAATCCGTATTTGGCTTTTAGCGCCATGTTAGCTGCCGGCCTGGAAGGCATCGAAAAAAACTATCCTATCATTGAGCCAGTCGAACGCAATGTGTATAATTTAAGTGAAGAAGAAAGAAAAGAACTCAATATAGATACTCTGCCTGGAGATCTTTATGAGGCCATTAAAATGATGGAACCGAGTCAGGTGATAAAAAAGGCTCTGGGCCACCACGTTTTTCATTCCCTATTGGAAAATAAGAAGTTGGAATGGGCCGATTACCGGACGCAGCTTTCAGACTGGGAGATGAAGAATTATTTTCCGATTTTGTAAAAGAAAAATGTGAAACCAAAATTCTATAAAATGAAAAAGCCCACGAGACTGAAAATCTCATGGGCTTTTATTATTTTGTAAGAATTTATTTAAGAGTTCACTAACGAAAACTGCACCGGAATCGATACCCAAACCCGGATACTTCTATCCCGCTGTTTAGCGGGTATCCATCTAACTTTTTTTAAGGCCACCATGGCTGATTCCTCAAAGCCCATATTGGCCGGCTTCGCTCTCAGGATTTCAGTTTTCTCGGCCTTGCCATCCAATCCTACCAAAACTTTTATAAATACGATGCCCTCGAGACCTGAAATATGCGCCATTCGCGGATACTTCAAGTGTTTTTGCAGTGCAGTCATGCCACCGACAATTTGCGGCGCCTCATCATAAGCGAGAAATATGGGGGGGCCATCCTCCTCGGGCGGTGCGGGCGGCGGCGGTATTTCAGATAAATCCAAATCCGTCGAAGCTATGGTCAAATCTTCCGGTATTGCGTCTTCTTCAGTAGGTATGGGCACACTGGGCCGAACCGGTGGAGGAGGCAAGCGAAATTGCTTGGTCTGCGGAATATCTGC
Encoded here:
- a CDS encoding energy transducer TonB; translation: MFLNQNHKFKPFSSSGEQKESAINALTRKYFSNLIIDQELVTEKVPEANLKIKQRKVLEASFAITMAALILMCQVAKQFDMNVETFDKVDVTIEVADIPQTKQFRLPPPPVRPSVPIPTEEDAIPEDLTIASTDLDLSEIPPPPAPPEEDGPPIFLAYDEAPQIVGGMTALQKHLKYPRMAHISGLEGIVFIKVLVGLDGKAEKTEILRAKPANMGFEESAMVALKKVRWIPAKQRDRSIRVWVSIPVQFSLVNS